One Diospyros lotus cultivar Yz01 chromosome 1, ASM1463336v1, whole genome shotgun sequence genomic window carries:
- the LOC127788306 gene encoding putative pentatricopeptide repeat-containing protein At3g49142 isoform X2: MPRPFTLSRHFSTATKLETPLSSLQPPKFSRESTAISEEFCGQILDKYPDIRTLKGLHAKIIFDQGLRSNPSIGIKLMRAYAACGHPEITRHVFDEFPDRGVIFFNVMIRSYVNNQFYQDALVEYRTMSKCGCLVEARRVLDEMPHKDAVSWNSMVAVYAQNGRFDDALGVCREMELFNIKADAGTMASLLPAVTNTSAKNISFVEELFMKLAKESVISWNVMVAVYMKNSMPALAVELYLEMESRGMEPDAITFASVLPACGDLSALSLGRHIDECVERKRLRPNLSLENGLIDMYAKCGCLDDAREVFDGMQYRDVASWTSIISAYGKSGQGCDAVALFSKMQDSGVTPDSIAFVSIISACSHAGLLNEGKYFYKLMTKKYRMVPRLEHFACMVDLLGRAGKLDEAYDFIKQMPLEPNERVWGALLSACRIYSKMDIGIIAADHLFQLVPEQAGYYVLLSNIYAKAGRWEEVSAIRSIMKGRGIKKTPGFSNVELDHKVHTFLAGDQSHPQSKEIYEELDVMVGKMKEAGYAPETDSALHDLEEEDKQYHLTVHSEKLAIVFALINTKPGTPIRITKNLRVCGDCHIAVKLISKIAERKIIVRDTHRFHHFQNGVCSCGDYW; encoded by the exons ATGCCGAGACCCTTCACGCTATCCCGCCATTTTTCAACCGCAACTAAGCTAGAAACCCCCCTTTCCTCACTCCAACCACCTAAATTTTCTCGAGAAAGCACAGCCATTTCGGAGGAGTTTTGTGGTCAAATATTGGACAAATACCCAGATATCAGAACGTTAAAAGGACTGCATGCCAAGATCATCTTTGATCAAGGTTTGCGCTCAAACCCATCCATTGGCATCAAACTTATGAGGGCTTATGCTGCTTGTGGCCATCCCGAGATCACGCGCCACGTATTCGACGAATTTCCTGACAGAGGTGTTATCTTCTTCAATGTCATGATCAGAAGCTACGTGAACAACCAGTTTTACCAAGATGCTCTTGTCGAATACAGGACCATGTCCAA ATGTGGTTGTTTGGTGGAGGCTCGCAGGGTGCTCGATGAAATGCCTCACAAAGATGCTGTTTCCTGGAATTCAATGGTTGCTGTGTATGCACAGAATGGACGGTTTGATGACGCGCTTGGAGTTTGTCGAGAAATGGAGTTATTCAACATAAAAGCAGATGCTGGCACAATGGCTAGCCTCTTGCCTGCTGTAACTAACACATCTgctaaaaatatttcatttgttgAGGAGCTGTTTATGAAATTGGCTAAAGAGAGTGTGATCTCATGGAATGTGATGGTTGCAGTCTATATGAAAAATTCTATGCCTGCATTAGCAGTTGAACTTTATTTGGAGATGGAATCTCGTGGGATGGAACCTGATGCAATCACATTTGCCAGTGTTCTTCCTGCCTGTGGGGACCTCTCAGCTCTGTCACTTGGTAGGCACATCGATGAGTGTGTGGAAAGGAAAAGGCTTCGACCCAATTTGTCATTGGAAAATGGCTTGATTGACATGTATGCAAAGTGTGGATGTTTAGATGATGCAAGGGAAGTGTTTGATGGAATGCAATACCGGGATGTTGCGTCATGGACTTCAATAATTTCTGCTTATGGTAAAAGTGGGCAAGGCTGTGATGCTGTTGCTCTTTTTTCCAAAATGCAGGATTCGGGTGTCACTCCTGATTCAATTGCCTTTGTTTCCATCATCTCTGCATGCAGCCATGCGGGATTGTTGAATGAGGgaaagtatttttataaattaatgacTAAGAAGTATAGGATGGTACCAAGGTTAGAACATTTTGCTTGCATGGTTGATCTGTTAGGACGTGCTGGGAAACTAGATGAGGCCTATGATTTCATTAAGCAGATGCCTTTGGAACCCAATGAGAGGGTTTGGGGGGCATTGTTGAGTGCTTGCCGGATTTACTCAAAGATGGATATTGGGATTATAGCTGCAGATCATCTCTTTCAATTGGTTCCGGAGCAGGCTGGTTATTATGTCTTGTTATCAAACATTTATGCGAAGGCTGGAAGATGGGAAGAAGTTTCCGCCATTCGATCAATCATGAAGGGAAGAGGAATCAAGAAAACACCTGGTTTTAGCAATGTCGAGCTTGATCATAAGGTCCACACCTTTCTTGCTGGCGACCAATCCCATCCACAATCCAAGGAGATCTACGAAGAGTTGGATGTAATGGTAGGAAAGATGAAAGAGGCAGGTTATGCACCTGAGACAGACTCAGCGCTTCATGATTTGGAGGAAGAGGATAAGCAATATCATCTAACAGTTCACAGTGAGAAGTTAGCTATCGTCTTCGCACTTATTAATACCAAACCTGGTACGCCAATCCGGATTACCAAGAATCTACGTGTTTGTGGGGACTGCCATATTGCTGTCAAGCTTATATCCAAGATTGCTGAACGCAAAATCATTGTCAGGGATACACATCGGtttcatcattttcaaaatggGGTTTGCTCATGTGGCGATTATTGGTAA
- the LOC127788306 gene encoding putative pentatricopeptide repeat-containing protein At3g49142 isoform X1: MPRPFTLSRHFSTATKLETPLSSLQPPKFSRESTAISEEFCGQILDKYPDIRTLKGLHAKIIFDQGLRSNPSIGIKLMRAYAACGHPEITRHVFDEFPDRGVIFFNVMIRSYVNNQFYQDALVEYRTMSKYGVSPDHYTFPCALKACSESDNLLLGMQTHAAVAKIGHDSNLFTGNGLVAMYGRCGCLVEARRVLDEMPHKDAVSWNSMVAVYAQNGRFDDALGVCREMELFNIKADAGTMASLLPAVTNTSAKNISFVEELFMKLAKESVISWNVMVAVYMKNSMPALAVELYLEMESRGMEPDAITFASVLPACGDLSALSLGRHIDECVERKRLRPNLSLENGLIDMYAKCGCLDDAREVFDGMQYRDVASWTSIISAYGKSGQGCDAVALFSKMQDSGVTPDSIAFVSIISACSHAGLLNEGKYFYKLMTKKYRMVPRLEHFACMVDLLGRAGKLDEAYDFIKQMPLEPNERVWGALLSACRIYSKMDIGIIAADHLFQLVPEQAGYYVLLSNIYAKAGRWEEVSAIRSIMKGRGIKKTPGFSNVELDHKVHTFLAGDQSHPQSKEIYEELDVMVGKMKEAGYAPETDSALHDLEEEDKQYHLTVHSEKLAIVFALINTKPGTPIRITKNLRVCGDCHIAVKLISKIAERKIIVRDTHRFHHFQNGVCSCGDYW; encoded by the coding sequence ATGCCGAGACCCTTCACGCTATCCCGCCATTTTTCAACCGCAACTAAGCTAGAAACCCCCCTTTCCTCACTCCAACCACCTAAATTTTCTCGAGAAAGCACAGCCATTTCGGAGGAGTTTTGTGGTCAAATATTGGACAAATACCCAGATATCAGAACGTTAAAAGGACTGCATGCCAAGATCATCTTTGATCAAGGTTTGCGCTCAAACCCATCCATTGGCATCAAACTTATGAGGGCTTATGCTGCTTGTGGCCATCCCGAGATCACGCGCCACGTATTCGACGAATTTCCTGACAGAGGTGTTATCTTCTTCAATGTCATGATCAGAAGCTACGTGAACAACCAGTTTTACCAAGATGCTCTTGTCGAATACAGGACCATGTCCAAGTATGGCGTTAGTCCTGATCATTATACCTTCCCTTGTGCGTTAAAAGCGTGTTCTGAGTCGGATAATTTGTTGCTTGGAATGCAAACTCATGCTGCGGTTGCGAAAATAGGGCATGATTCTAACCTTTTTACTGGTAATGGTTTGGTTGCCATGTATGGCAGATGTGGTTGTTTGGTGGAGGCTCGCAGGGTGCTCGATGAAATGCCTCACAAAGATGCTGTTTCCTGGAATTCAATGGTTGCTGTGTATGCACAGAATGGACGGTTTGATGACGCGCTTGGAGTTTGTCGAGAAATGGAGTTATTCAACATAAAAGCAGATGCTGGCACAATGGCTAGCCTCTTGCCTGCTGTAACTAACACATCTgctaaaaatatttcatttgttgAGGAGCTGTTTATGAAATTGGCTAAAGAGAGTGTGATCTCATGGAATGTGATGGTTGCAGTCTATATGAAAAATTCTATGCCTGCATTAGCAGTTGAACTTTATTTGGAGATGGAATCTCGTGGGATGGAACCTGATGCAATCACATTTGCCAGTGTTCTTCCTGCCTGTGGGGACCTCTCAGCTCTGTCACTTGGTAGGCACATCGATGAGTGTGTGGAAAGGAAAAGGCTTCGACCCAATTTGTCATTGGAAAATGGCTTGATTGACATGTATGCAAAGTGTGGATGTTTAGATGATGCAAGGGAAGTGTTTGATGGAATGCAATACCGGGATGTTGCGTCATGGACTTCAATAATTTCTGCTTATGGTAAAAGTGGGCAAGGCTGTGATGCTGTTGCTCTTTTTTCCAAAATGCAGGATTCGGGTGTCACTCCTGATTCAATTGCCTTTGTTTCCATCATCTCTGCATGCAGCCATGCGGGATTGTTGAATGAGGgaaagtatttttataaattaatgacTAAGAAGTATAGGATGGTACCAAGGTTAGAACATTTTGCTTGCATGGTTGATCTGTTAGGACGTGCTGGGAAACTAGATGAGGCCTATGATTTCATTAAGCAGATGCCTTTGGAACCCAATGAGAGGGTTTGGGGGGCATTGTTGAGTGCTTGCCGGATTTACTCAAAGATGGATATTGGGATTATAGCTGCAGATCATCTCTTTCAATTGGTTCCGGAGCAGGCTGGTTATTATGTCTTGTTATCAAACATTTATGCGAAGGCTGGAAGATGGGAAGAAGTTTCCGCCATTCGATCAATCATGAAGGGAAGAGGAATCAAGAAAACACCTGGTTTTAGCAATGTCGAGCTTGATCATAAGGTCCACACCTTTCTTGCTGGCGACCAATCCCATCCACAATCCAAGGAGATCTACGAAGAGTTGGATGTAATGGTAGGAAAGATGAAAGAGGCAGGTTATGCACCTGAGACAGACTCAGCGCTTCATGATTTGGAGGAAGAGGATAAGCAATATCATCTAACAGTTCACAGTGAGAAGTTAGCTATCGTCTTCGCACTTATTAATACCAAACCTGGTACGCCAATCCGGATTACCAAGAATCTACGTGTTTGTGGGGACTGCCATATTGCTGTCAAGCTTATATCCAAGATTGCTGAACGCAAAATCATTGTCAGGGATACACATCGGtttcatcattttcaaaatggGGTTTGCTCATGTGGCGATTATTGGTAA
- the LOC127788328 gene encoding acidic endochitinase-like has protein sequence MKTELFSLIHHQQMARKPQPTTFILSLLFLLLPLTLTAVAGGGIAIYWGQNGKEGTLAETCATKKFSFVNIAFLYIFGKGQTPVMDLSGHCNPSANGCTAVSDGVRFCQKMGIKVMLSIGGGIGSYSLASKADAKNVSAYLWNAFLGGRSKFRPLGDAVLDGIDFDIELGSNQYWDDLALFLSAFGKFGRRKVYLTAAPQCPFPDYFLGSALNKTCLFDYVWVQFYNNPPCQYTAGNTDKIIKSWKKWTASIPARRVFLGLPASPGAAGSGFIPASVLTTQILPEIKSSPKYGGVMLWSKYWDDQSGYTDTIRGSV, from the coding sequence ATGAAAACAGAGTTGTTCTCATTGATTCACCACCAACAAATGGCTAGAAAACCTCAACCCACAACTTTCATCCTTtccctcctcttcctcctcctgccTCTAACCCTAACCGCCGTGGCCGGCGGAGGCATCGCCATTTACTGGGGTCAAAACGGCAAGGAGGGTACCTTAGCCGAAACATGTGCCACCAAGAAATTTTCCTTCGTAAACATAGCCTTCCTCTACATATTCGGCAAGGGTCAGACCCCAGTAATGGACCTCTCCGGCCACTGCAACCCCTCCGCCAACGGCTGCACTGCCGTGAGCGACGGCGTGCGGTTCTGCCAGAAGATGGGCATAAAAGTCATGCTCTCCATCGGTGGCGGCATTGGCAGCTACTCCTTAGCTTCCAAAGCCGATGCAAAAAATGTATCGGCCTATCTATGGAATGCTTTCTTGGGTGGAAGGTCAAAGTTTCGGCCTTTGGGCGATGCTGTATTGGATGGCATAGATTTTGACATAGAGCTTGGCTCAAACCAGTACTGGGATGATCTTGCTCTCTTTTTATCAGCTTTTGGGAAGTTCGGAAGAAGGAAAGTGTACTTAACTGCTGCACCACAGtgtccatttccagattacttCTTAGGCTCTGCGCTTAACAAGACTTGCCTTTTTGACTATGTTTGGGTTCAATTCTATAACAATCCTCCTTGCCAGTACACTGCAGGGAACACTGATAAGATTATCAAGTCCTGGAAGAAGTGGACTGCTTCCATACCTGCTAGGAGGGTGTTCTTGGGGTTGCCGGCGTCGCCGGGGGCCGCCGGAAGTGGGTTCATTCCGGCGAGCGTGCTGACGACCCAGATCCTGCCGGAGATAAAGTCGTCTCCCAAGTACGGCGGCGTGATGCTGTGGTCAAAGTACTGGGATGATCAGAGTGGGTACACCGACACGATTAGGGGCAGTGTTTGA
- the LOC127793953 gene encoding putative pentatricopeptide repeat-containing protein At3g49142, translated as MDIGIIAADCLFQLVPEQAGYYVLLSNIYAKAGRWEEVSAIRSIIMKGRGIKKTPGFSNVELDHKVHTFLAGDQSHPQSKEIYEELDVMVGKMKEAGYVPETDSALHDLEEEDKQYHLTVHSEKLAIVLALINTKPGTPIRITKNLRVCGDCHIAVKLISKIAERKIIVRVTHRVEL; from the coding sequence ATGGACATTGGGATTATAGCTGCAGATTGTCTCTTTCAATTGGTTCCGGAGCAGGCTggttattatgttttgttatcaAACATTTATGCTAAGGCTGGAAGATGGGAAGAAGTTTCCGCCATTCGATCAATCATCATGAAGGGAAGAGGAATCAAGAAAACACCTGGTTTTAGCAATGTCGAGCTTGATCATAAGGTCCACACCTTTCTTGCTGGCGACCAATCCCATCCACAATCCAAGGAGATCTACGAAGAGTTGGATGTAATGGTAGGAAAGATGAAAGAGGCAGGTTATGTACCTGAGACAGACTCAGCGCTTCATGATTTGGAGGAAGAGGATAAGCAATATCATCTAACAGTTCACAGTGAGAAGTTAGCTATCGTCCTCGCACTTATTAATACCAAACCTGGTACGCCAATCCGGATTACCAAGAATCTACGTGTTTGTGGGGACTGCCATATTGCTGTCAAGCTTATATCCAAGATTGCTGAACGCAAAATCATTGTCAGGGTTACACATCGGGTTGAATTATAG
- the LOC127788319 gene encoding hevamine-A-like yields MARKPQPTTFILSLLLLLLPLTLTAVAGGGIAIYWGQNGKEGTLAETCATKKFSFVNIAFLYIFGKGQTPVMDLSSGHCNPSASGCTAVSDGVRFCQKMGIKVMLSIGGGVGSYSLASKADAKNVSAYLWNAFLGGRSKFRPLGDAVLDGIDFDIELGSNQYWDDLALYLSAHGKFGRKKLYLTAAPQCPFPDYFLGSALNKTCLFDYVWVQFYNNPPCQYTAGNTDKIITSWKKWTASIPARRVFLGLPASPGAAGSGFIPASVLTTQILPEIKSSPKYGGVMLWSKYWDDQSGYTDSIRGSV; encoded by the coding sequence ATGGCTAGAAAACCTCAACCCACAACTTTCATCCTTTCCCTCCTCTTACTCCTCCTGCCTCTAACCCTAACCGCCGTGGCCGGCGGAGGCATCGCCATTTACTGGGGTCAAAACGGCAAGGAGGGCACCTTAGCCGAAACATGTGCCACCAAGAAATTTTCCTTCGTAAACATAGCCTTCCTCTACATATTCGGCAAGGGTCAGACCCCAGTAATGGACCTCTCCTCCGGCCACTGCAACCCCTCCGCCAGCGGCTGCACTGCCGTGAGCGACGGCGTGCGGTTCTGCCAGAAGATGGGCATAAAAGTCATGCTCTCCATCGGTGGCGGCGTTGGCAGCTACTCCTTAGCTTCCAAAGCCGATGCAAAAAACGTATCGGCCTATCTATGGAATGCTTTCTTGGGTGGAAGGTCAAAGTTTCGGCCTTTGGGCGATGCTGTATTGGATGGCATAGATTTCGACATAGAGCTTGGCTCAAACCAGTACTGGGATGATCTTGCTCTCTATTTATCAGCTCATGGGAAGTTCggaagaaagaaattgtacttAACCGCTGCACCACAGTGTCCTTTTCCAGATTACTTCTTAGGCTCTGCGCTTAATAAGACTTGCCTTTTTGACTATGTTTGGGTTCAATTCTATAACAATCCTCCTTGCCAGTACACTGCCGGTAACACTGATAAGATTATCACGTCCTGGAAGAAGTGGACTGCTTCCATACCTGCTAGGAGGGTGTTCTTGGGGTTGCCGGCGTCCCCGGGGGCCGCCGGAAGTGGGTTCATTCCGGCGAGCGTGCTGACGACCCAGATCCTGCCGGAGATAAAGTCGTCTCCCAAGTACGGCGGCGTGATGCTGTGGTCAAAGTACTGGGATGATCAGAGTGGGTACACCGACTCCATTAGGGGCAGTGTTTGA